Genomic DNA from Roseburia intestinalis L1-82:
CCGCTTTATGCCACCACTTTTTATAATTTATATTCATAGGAAAAAACAGCATCGGAAAGTGGTGGTACTTTGTTCTATCACTTTTTGAAAAAACCACCGCTTTGTTCCACCATCTTCCGTAAAAACCACTGCTTTTTACCACCACTTTTTAATGGCACTGTCCGGCTATGGTCATCTGCTCCTTTTTCTGATCTGCAAGATTAAGTTTTGTTGCAACAAGCCATTCATTGTAATCCTTATAGCCTGCTGGTGGCGGACAGTCCTCAACCTCATAGCCCAGTCCATAGTATTTTCCCATAAGTTCTGCGGCTGCTTTCCTGCCCGGTGAATCCCCATCAAGGCAGAAACGGATAAAAGAAATCTGTGGGTGTTCCCTGAGAAAAGTTGCAAGCGGGGCATCTGCAAGCATTCCAAGAGCCAGCTTATTTGATTCATGGTCGGCAAATATATCCACATAGCTCATAAGGTCGATTGCTGCCTCGAATACAACAAGCTCTGTACTGTTTACATTCACCACATTAAATCCATAGTTCTTATCATTCCCCTCCACATCACACTTGAATGGTTTTCCCTGTTTATCAAATACACCACGCATACTTGCAAATCTGGTTACTCCATTCTTGTCATTTCCTTTAAAGACAATATTGTGATAATGCCTGCTCTCATATATGAGATTTTCCTTTAAAAACAGTTCTATCACTGCCTTACTGATTCCACGCTCATTGTTAAGATAGGATATCAGGTAGGAATTATCCCCTGCTGGCTGCGGAAGCACAAAAGGCTTTCTTTCCTGTGGCTGTTTCTTTGTGACCTGATGAACAAGCGGCTGCTTTCCCGTGCTTTCAATTCTCCGGTATCCGGCAAAATCCAAGAGCCAGAATACAGCCTCTTTTACACTCATTCCGCCAAATACACGGAGGAAATCTATCTGTGAGCCGCCATTATTTCCCTTATCAAACTGCCTTGACCATCTGTACCAATGACTGCGGTCATAGATACGGATTGAGTCCATTTCCTTTAAGGTGTGATATTTTCCAATCCTCTTTACGGTATAACCGAGACTTTCTGCAACGGCACAAAGATCTACGCTCTTTGCTATGGCAAGTTCCTCCTCTGTAAATCTTCCTTCCATACTCTCACCTTGCCTTTCCCTGCTCTGCCACAAGCGGTGACTTAATATCAAGGTTCCTGTAATCCGTACTGAGTGTAATTCTTGGATTATCAATCATTCCCTTTTCCTTGAAACTGAAGAAGGCACGGTTATCCCCTCCCACGATGATATGATCCAAAAGAGGGATTCCAATAAGCTCACACAGCTTATTCATACGGTCCGTCATCATCGTGTCTGCCTTGCTGGGAAATATATTTCCCGACGGGTGGCAGTGGATCAACATCATACTGGCAGCATTACTTAAAATACTTGACTTAAATAATTCTCTTGGGTGTGCCATTGCTTCATTCAACGAACCCACACTTGCAAAATGCACATTAATAGGCTTTAGGTCGGAGCTGAGATTTACAACACACACCACTTCCCTGTCGAACTGGCACATACATTCTCCCATTACGGCAGCTACTTCTTCCGGCTTGTTAAAGGACTGCTCCGAATAAATCGGAGCCTCCTTTACAAGCCTTATGGATACAACATCAAGTTTGAAGTCGTTCTTCTCTGTCACAGGAATCCGCCTCCTCTCCAAACTCAATACGGATAATAAAGTCACCTTTCTGGCTGTTTACAAGAGCAATCAGTTCTTCTACGGTAAGTTCCTGCTCCATAACTGCCTCCTATCTCGCCTTTTCCTTTGCGTCATATACAAGCTGCGGCTCTGCCACGATACCGTCCAGTCTCTTGTTCGGTGTATCCGTTGCAAGTGTGAGTTTCCTTAAATCTTTATCATAGTGATACACCTGATTGGAAAGTCGTTCTTCCAATGCCACCTTCTGCATATTCACCTCTGCCACCATCTGTGCAAGCTCCTCCGGTTCGGTCAGCTCAGTAGACACCGCAAGAACTTCGTGCACACTTGAAGGCAGGATATACAGATCACTTTCAAGGTTTTCTGCCAGTTCGTGAAGCTCATTCTCATAAAGCATTGATACTGCACCGTCAATTCCCCTGTTATTGGAGATTATCCACAGAGTCTGCTCCGGTGGAACTTCCCTGATCATCATCTCTGCTATCTCCTCCGGCATCCCGTCACTTAAAAACATCTCTTTCATAACATCATTCATATTTCTTATTCTTGGCGGTAAGATTCTTCTTGTGTTCTCAGCCGCATATTTAAAAAGCTGCTCCTCATTCATTCCAAGTCTTTCCGCAAGGCTGTTCGTAACCTTTATACTCTGAATACTTTCAGTATCCGCATTTACCACAAGTTTATAGATAATGGAAAGATCCTGAAATTCTCTATGTGGCACCTGCTCCAGAAATGACTTGTTCTGTTCCGTATTGATAAGCTGGAATACTACCTTTTCATCTGCATCTTTGTATAAGCTGTCAACATCAACAACTTGCGGTGTCTTTGCAAACTCCATTGCCATAAGGTCACATGCCGCCATCAGTGTTTCCTCCAGATCACCACAGCTCTGATATTTCTCATACATATCGTTGATATAAATAGTAGGAGAAATAGTAGTATCTTCCCCTCTAATATTGATAGCATCATATGTCATATTTACCTTTTCCGCAGGTCTAACTATAAGCTCCATACCTTTAAAACTGTCGGGCATATAGTCCATAAACTTTTCTTTTACTACTTCCTTAAAAATCTCATAATTCATCATATCTGCTTATCCTCCAAATAAAAAAAGCGGGGGAACATAAGTCATTGGCTTACATTCCCCCGCAAGGTTGATCGTTTTTATTTTCTCTTTGATATACCCGTCAGCTCATTCCGGACAATCCCGTATTCTGTGCATTTTAACCTCCTTGATTATAACAATTTGGATTGTCAACACTTTTTCAGACAAATTTTTTTAGGTTATTTTTCCGATATTGTACAGGCGTTTGATACCCTAAGGAAGAATGTATGCGGTGATGATTATACCAGTTTACATAATCCCATAGTTTTATCTTCAGTTCTTCCTGCGTATGGAATGTTTCATTCCATACAAATTCTGTTTTTATAATCTTGAACGTAGCTTCTGCCACTGCATTGTCATAAGGACATCCCTTATGGCTCAGGGAGCGTTCCATATGGAACGTTTCTAACAGTTCTTCAATTGTCTCGTTTTTAAATTCATTTCCACGGTCTGTGTGGAAAATATGGATTTCCGACAGATTTCCGTCTACTTTCATAAATGCCTGTTTTACAAGTTCTGCTGTTTTATGTTCTCCTGCACTGTATCCAATAATCTCCCTGTTAAAAAGATCAATCAGTACACAAATATAATTCCAGCGGTTTCCTACCCTTACGTAGGTCAAATCACTTACCACTACATTGCGGTATGGCTGGTTTTGAAATTGTCGGTTCAACACATTCTCTACTTTTGATTCATTACATCTGTCTTTTTGCGGTTTAAACTGTGCTGTAGTATAGCTTGATACCAGACCTTCCTGTTTCATAATCCGTCCAATCCTGCGTCTTGATACCTGTTTCCCGCAATCAGCCAGTTCTTTCTTGATCTTTCGTGTACCATAATGGTTCCGGCTTTTTCTAAAAATTTCCTGAATGTCTGCAGTGAGTTCTGATTCATCTTTTTTTGCTGCTTCATAATAATAGGTGCTTCTGTTTACCTGTAGGACGCGGCACATTGCTGATACAGAGTATTTGTGGGCATTTGCTTTGATCACATTTACTTTCGTCCTAAGATCAGCGCCGCTTGTTTTAAAATATCATTTTCCATTCTTAACTGCTGGTTTTCTTTCCGAAGCCGGATCAGTTCTTCCTGCTCCGGAGTCCGGTTATCTTTTTCATGGAAAGAACCGGAATTGGATGCCTGCTTTACCCACTTGTCAAACAGGGACGTAGCAATGTCATATTCACGGCAGATATCACATCTGCGTTTGCCGGAACGATATAGTTCCACCAGTTGCTGTTTAAATTCGTCTGTATATTTGCGAGGTTTTCGTCGTTGTTTTTGTTCGGTCATAAAGAGTGCTCCTTCGTGTATTTATTATAGATTATATGACCTTAAAAAATCTGTCCAGTTAATTGTAACCTATCCATGCTCTGAAATCTTCATTCTTGCCCTGCGCTTACGCTCCCCCTCGGTAGAGGACTGACCGATGAAAAGCTCGATATTGCTCATATACAAAGCCCCGTTGTCCAGCGGTTCAACAAGCCCCAGTTTCATAAAGATTTGCAAAGCCCTCTCGACTGTGCCGACCTGCTGGCGGGTAATGGTGGCTATCATTTGGGCGGTGTAGGGGATATTTTCGTCAAGCTGCAAAGTGCCGCCGTATTTCAGCGATTTTAAGTACAGCTTCAAGAGGATATTGGAATACAGCATACCGTCCTGCATACTTTCCAGCAGCACGATAGCGTCATCGTCAAAATAGCTTTCTTTCAGTTTGAGGTAATAATATTTGCGGTTATCTGACATAATCTTGGTTCTCCTTATCTGTGGGGCGGGCTTTCCATCTCTTTGAATAATACCGGGGGCAGAGTACCACGATAGCCCTAAAACTCTGCTTGCAGTCATGGGTACAGCCCCGGCAAAGGGCATTGAAAGTAATGCGGTTTCGCTCATTGAGGAAGAACGCCCATTCCAGCCGCCGCTTCTTGCTCATTCTCGGCATGAAAAAACGCTCCTTTCTTCGGTTTGGTCGGGTATGAGGGGACAGGGGCAAAATCTGTATGTTCCCGGTGCCATTTTCGGGAAAAATCTGCCCTGTAAGCCCCGTTGGAAAGGTCAGGGGTATTGCGGATAGGGTATGGCATACCCCCCTGCCTTTTGTATGGTTTCGGTATCATTTCGGGGCGGTTTTTAACGCTCCTGTTCATGCTTTTTCTGTCGGCTCGGTGTGCCGTGTAGTATCTGCTCTGCGTTCCGTTTGGCGGTGGCAAGCTGCTCATACTCGGCTTTTGCGGTGCGGTAGGTGTTGTAAGCTGCGTTTTTCTCGGAAATGAGGGCTTCAATCTCCGTATTCAGCTTGGAAGTGGCGGGCAGCTTCTTTCCCGGTGCAAGCACCTTTAGCTGGCGCAGGGCAGCTTCATAGATGATAAATTCCGCTTCGTGGGACTGGCGGTAGTTCTCCGCTTTTCTGCCGGACAGCTTTTTATGAGCGTCAATGGTGGGGCGGGTGCGGCGGTAATCGTTGACAACCTTTCGCAGACTTTTCTTGTCGGAAATGCTCTGCTCAATGCCCCGCAGACTTTCCCTTGCTTCGGAAAGAGCTTTCCGGCTGCTCTCCACGGCTGCGTCCAGCTTGTCAAGGTCAAGCAGTTCGTTCTCCATGAGGAAGTTGTGGGTAGCCGCCATCTGTTTGAGGTTGTGCAGGGAAGCCCAACGGTCATAGCCCACGCCCTTGCCCTCAGCTCGCTTGGCTTCCCGGTCAACCATGCGCTGCAAGGTGTTGTCTGCCGGGGCGGTTTTTGCGGTTTTTTCCTCTCGCAAGCGTTCCTTTTGGGTGTGGGGGTATTCGGGTATGGCTGTGGTCTGTTCGGCGGCTCTGTGGGCGTTCTGCGTGAGCAGGGCAAGGACAGCAGCCTTGTCAAAATCGTCCCCCAGCTTCCGGGCTGTGATAGGCTTTGTCCTGTCCGGCGTGAGGTAGGAAAGCCGCCCCCGGCTCTCCTTGACAGTTACGCCCTCCCGCAAAAGCAGGGAAGCAAACTCGTCAAAGCTGCCAGCTTGGGAAAGTGCCTGCCGTATCGTCCGGCGCAGCTTCGCCTTGTCCGTTTCAAACTTGGTGGGCTTGGTCGGCTGTCCGGTGGCTTCTCTGGCGGCGTTCTCTTTATCAAGGGCAAGCTGCCCTTTCTTCTGCGCCCAGTATTCACGCTCGGTCACTCGGTTCTTGCTGCCATGCAAAAGGTCAATCTGATACAGATTTTCCCGGTGGCACATCTCCATGACTTCGGACTTGAAATATTCCATAGCTGCGTCTGTGCAGCGGTGCTTGCAGCCGTCCTTCGTGTCCGCTGGTCTGTCCATGTAGGGCAGAAGCGGGACGGCTTCAATCCGCAAGCTGTTTATGACGATATGCACATGAATGTTGCCAGAGTGATTGTGCCCGTCCGGGTGGGTGCAGACAATGGCTTGGTGTCCGGGGAAATGCTCGTTGCAAAATTCCTCGCCCAGCGACTGCGCCTTATCAACGGTCAGACCGTTGTCCGTTCCGTCCCGTGGGTCAAAGCTGATGATATAGTGGTGGGATTTCACATCTTCCCGTTTTTGGTTCTTGCCATAGCGGAGATTGGAGCGCAGACAGGCAACAGCAAAATCTTCTTCGCCGCAGTTCAGCGTGGCAAGGCGGTAGCCCTCACGGGGAACAAGCCGCCCGTTTTCATCAAGGGTGGGTTTCATGGTAAACTCGTCATGCTCAAAAGTGAGGTAGGCTTCCGCTGCTCCGTAGTCGGCATTTTTAGAGCTGATATGTTTGAATGTTGCCAACAGCTTCACCCACTTTCTGCAAGACTTCAAACTTCAAGGCTGCAAGGTCGGAAATGGCGGCTCGGACTTCGCCGGACAGGGCGTTATACGGTACGCCGTATTCGTTCAGATACCGGGCAATCTGATTGAGGTTGCCGCCGATCCTGCCGTATTCGGCGGTCAGCTTCCCGACAGCGGCAAGCAATTCATCATTGACCGGGGAAACGGTAACAATGGGGCGTATGGTTGCCCGTGTAATGGCTTGCCGGATAAATTCGGACTGGCTCATACCATAAGGGGCAAGCCGGGCGGTAAAGTCGGCGTATTCTTCATCGGTCAGCCGGGTCTTGACTACCCTGCTGCGGTGGGGCATGTTATATCGTTTCATAGGTGGTTGACCTCCTTTCTGTGCGTGGTGTCCTCTCACTAATAGGAGAAAAACGGGGTGTGTAGCGGAACTGTTTTTGAAATAATCCGAAAAGAATTTGCGGGAATTTTTCAAGCGGCGTAAGCCGCATAAGCAGGGTTTGGGGAAGGCACTCCCCAACAAGATTCCCGCAAGGACAAAATGAGCGATAAGCGAAATTTGGTACTGCGGTAGAATCTTGCTCTAAGAAACTGCCGGACTGCCGTTCACTTCCTACTGCCACTTTTTCAGAAAATCGCAACCAGCTTTTTTATAAAAGGCTGCGGGTGGCGTTCTCCCCTTACTCCCTACAACACCGCAAAAAGCAAAAATGACGGACTTTCCGGCAAGAACTTTTCCGGCGGCGTAGTCTTTCCCGACAATAAGGCGTTTTGGAAGCTGTGTTTTGCCCGCTGTCTGAAAAAAACGGCAATCTTTTTTGGCTTCACTGTCTAATACGGAACATTTGGAAATTTGCCAAAAATGGGCGCAAAAAAAGCAGCAAATCTTTTTCGGATTTACTGCTTCGTGTGCCGCTGTGATGGGCGATGGGATATTCAGTTTTTATGGTGGTTCAGTGTGACAAACTGGAATTTAACTGTCTTTGCTAAAAAACCCTATAACAGCCATAATAAATCCTACAGGTATTAAAAGAAAAGACGCCCACATAATACCAATGTATATCAGCTCTAAACCTGCAAGAATCATTATTGCAATACCTAAGAGCATTAAACTGTTACCAAACATAATTTTTTTCATAATGCTTTTCCTCCACAACTTCAAATTTGCTAAAATGATTTTATCATATCGTCAATCCAAATTCAACGGTCAAGCCGGAACTTGAACAGGCTTTCAATTAGTTTTGTTGTGATGTAGTCCTCCATATCAGAGTTATAATAGCCGTTCATCTTAGAGAAGTAGCGGATATATCCAGCGTATCGGTCAAGGACGGCTTGTATCGCTATGGGGTCGCCCTCATGTGCCTTTATGATAGTGTCATAGGGGAGAAGTCGGTTACTCATGGGACAGCACCTCCATTTCCTCTTTCAGCCGCTTCAAGGCAAGCCGTATATGCCGCCCGATTGTGCTGCGTGTCCAGCCGCTTTGTTCTCCGATTTCTTTCTGCGTCAAGTGCTGCAAGTAGTACAAAAAGATTTCCTCCTGTGTCTGTTCCGGCAGCCTGGCAAGAGCCGCCGCAAGAGAGCAGCTATCTAAAAGTATCGTCTGCCCCCGGACAGAGAACGGATAAGTTTCGCCATAGTCCGGCACTTGAAAATACTCGTCTGTGGTGCTTAGTGGGACAAACTTTTCTTCGGTCAAGTATTCAAGGGAGATTTCCCGTTTCCACCTCGCCGCCAGCATACGGGCAGCGTCAAAGGACGCATGACGAATAACAATCCGGCAATAGGTATCATGGGTATAGCGGATATGTTCTTGATAGGCTTCGTATTCAGTCATGGAAAATCCCCCTTTCTTCGATTATGGGAAAGGGCGGCAGCACTTTTTGCTGTCGCCCCTTGATTACCCACCAGCAAGGACAGTCGGGGCTGTCAACGGCGGGCGAAGCCCGTTCATTTTACCGTTGACTGGCTCGGCTGGGTTTGCTACAAATTCTATCTCTTTAAGATTTGTCGGAAAAACTCCTTACCCAAACAAAAACTACAATCGCGGTTGCAATGAGTAATTCCGCAAGAATTACAGAAGCATTCCATATTTCAAAATAGAAATGCCCAATGAAATAGACCGCAAAAAAAATCAAATAAATTCCAATCGAATACATAATATTTTTGGAAATTTGAGTGCGTTTCTGTTCCCTAACTAACATCTGTTTCTGTTGTTGTTCCAGAATTTCTGTTTTAACCGATAATTCATCTATCTCTGATGGTTTTAACAGATAATCCACGGTAACATCGAATACTTTGCTTAGTTCAACAATCTTTTCTACTTCGGGTATGACCTGCCCTGCTCGTGTCAACCCTAGACCAAAAAAAATTTAATTTTTTTGTACCCTCAAATATCACTTTCTATTATACCTGCTATCGCTGTATATTGAAAGCAATACTTATGCCTGCAGAAGAAAGGAGTGCCATATTTTCTCGACACTCCAAACTCCATAAGCATCCATCTTACTTGAAAAATGGATCATCTGTATTCCATACAATCTCTATATTGTCCTCTCCATTGATAATCACTTTTTTGATTACCTTCTGGATTTTCTCTCTGTCAAAAGATTCCATATTGATGATACTTTCTAACTGTGTCTCAAACTTACTAGAAGAATTATCTTCTGGCGGTATTTCTGTTTTAAGCTGTTCGATTTCCTGATGCAATTCATCAATCTGCTCCACCATCGCCTTTGAACGCTTGACATACTCTTCTCTTGTGAGCTTGTCATCCTTATAATCAGAATACAACATCATCTTTTTACTGCTGAGGCTCTTCACCTTCTTTTCAAGTGTTGCAATCTTTTCTTCCGGAGATACTTCTTTCGATTTACCAGCTTTCTTTATTCCTTTCTCATCCAGATAAGCTGTTGCATACATATTTACAATTTTCATGATTGCATCTTCAACCTTGGCAACTTCCACCCTGTTGTTTTTGCATGGAGAATTTTCCTCAATTCTGGACGAGTAACAAAGAAGAATGTCACCTTTTACCCTTTTGCTGGGTACCAAGGCTCTGCCACACACACCACAATAATAAAACGGATTATAGTTTCTCTTACCACGCTTTAAACGAACACATTTTTTTGAATTAGCGTGTGCCATATCAAATAATTCCTGAGTAATAATGGGTTCATGGCAATTTTCTATCACCATCCATTCGTCTTTAGGAACATAGCTTGAAGTGTTATTGCTGCCTATCCTCTTCTTAGTTTTATTCCATATCAGTTTTCCAAGATAAACTTCATCGTTTAATATATCCCGGATAGAAGAAGTACTCCACAGACTTTTTACTTCAACTGCATGAAAAACGTTTCTGCTTCCTTTTCTCTTTTTATATGCAGATGGTGTATCAATACCCTGAGCATTTAAGTAATTTGCCACTTCCGTTTTTCTTTTGCCCTGTGCGGTCAGTTCAAATATCAGCTTGACCACTTCTGCTGCTTCCGGATCTACAATAATCTTATGCTTATCACTTGGGTCTTTGACATATCCATACCTTAACTGACCACTAATGTTCTCCCCATTCAGTATCCTTGTGTGCTTTGCAGAACATATTTTATTGGATAAGTCCCTGCTATAAAGCATATAAATTAAATTCTTAAACGCAACATTCATACCACCGGTGGAACCATCATAGTTATTGCTGTCATAATTATCATTAACTGCAATAACCCGTACCTGATAAAGTGGAAGTATCTGCTCCAAAAGACTTCCAACTTCAATATAATCCCTTCCGAGTCTGGATAAATCCTTTACAACAATGCATGATATTTTTTCAGCCCGGATATCCTCCATAAGCTTCATATAGCCTGGTCTTTCAAATTTTGTTCCAGTAAATCCATCATCACAGTATTCCTGTACCTTCGTATCCTTAAGCTCCGAATGATTTTCAATATATGCTTTTAACAATTCCCGCTGGCTGGATATACTGTTACTCTCCTCTTTCCGATTTAATGATACATCTTCATCTTCCATAGAAAGGCGAATATACATAGCAGTTATCTTACTCATTCAAATCACCTTCTCTCTTATTTTTTACCTGTAACAGTTCTTCCAGACAATCATCATAAACCAGATTTACGGAAATTCTGCCACCTTCAAACACCTGTACCTTGTCAACAAATGCATCTGCCAGCTCTTTGTTGAGTTTTCTGCATTTCAGATATTTATTGATAAGATTTTCCCAGTCCGCATCAATCTTATAATTCTTTGAATACAAGTTCTGAGATATTAAAAGATTATCTATCTCCTTCTTCAAAGCTTCGCTTTTTAAAAGATACTGCTGCTTTAATGTCAGATATTCACTCTCATTAATCAAATGTTCTGAATAATCTCCATATAACTCAGAGAACTTGCGGTTTACCTTCTCCAGTTCCCTGCGCTGTCTGGTAATGGCTTTTTCATACACATCGTATTTTTTCAGTCCGCTGCTTCTTGCATTTAATTCCCTTATTACTCTTAATGCGTCAATACAGCAACGCATATGATTTGAAATCTGAGCAAAGACAGCGTTGTTGACATCCTCCTGATTAATTTTGTGTCTTGAACATGCCGGATTAATACCATCTGAAAAAGTTCCACAAAAATATACATACGATTTTGTTGTTCTTGGAGAAAGTCTCATACCCTTGCCACAGTCTCCGCATACAATTTTTCCCTTTAGTAAATTCTTTTCATTAGGTGGGTGTTTTGTAAACTCTTTTGCAAAATAAGCATCCGAGATTTCCTTTACTCTTTCCTGTGCCTTTTCAAATGTCTCTTTGTCAACAAGTGGCTCATGCGTATTTTCAACAATGACCCATTCACTTGGATCTGTTGCATGGAGTGGAATATTATTGTATTTCTCAATTACTACTTTCCCATGCACCGCCGAACCAATGTATGCCTGATTTGTCAGTATTGACTTAACTGTTGTTTTGGTCCATACACCATTGGTTTTTACATTCTGCTGGTAACCAAGAGATTTTAAATACATCAATGGTGACATTATTCCTTGCTCATTCAGATATTTTGCAATTGGTGTGTAACCTTTGCCATCTAAAAACAATTTATAAATAAGCCTGACATTTCCAGCAGTTGCTTCATCCACAACAATTCTGTTCTTCTCCGTCTTGGATTTCAGATATCCATATGGAGCAAAACCGCACATATATTCATCCGTAGTCCATTTTCTACGATGTGCAGTTGAAACTTTCTTGGAAATATCCTTTGCATAAAACTCATTTACGATATTTTTCAAAGGCATCATAAGGTCTGTGCCCGGTCTGAACGAGTCAAAATCATCCGTAACAGCAATGAATCTTACATTGAGAAAAGGAAACACTCTTTCAATGTAGTTCCCCATCTCCACATAATTTCTTCCAAGTCTCGATAAATCCTTAACAATAATACAGTTAATTCTTCCTGTTTTTGCATCCTCAAGCATTCGCTTAAAATCCGGTCTTTCAAAATTAGTACCGGTAAAGGAGGCATCATAATATTCCTCTTCAATTACAATATCTTCGTGATCTTTGACATAATTCTTCATAAGTTCCATCTGTGTTTCGATTGTCCCTCTCTCAATGTTCTCTTCCTTTTCATGGGACAGTC
This window encodes:
- a CDS encoding DUF3991 and TOPRIM domain-containing protein; translated protein: MEGRFTEEELAIAKSVDLCAVAESLGYTVKRIGKYHTLKEMDSIRIYDRSHWYRWSRQFDKGNNGGSQIDFLRVFGGMSVKEAVFWLLDFAGYRRIESTGKQPLVHQVTKKQPQERKPFVLPQPAGDNSYLISYLNNERGISKAVIELFLKENLIYESRHYHNIVFKGNDKNGVTRFASMRGVFDKQGKPFKCDVEGNDKNYGFNVVNVNSTELVVFEAAIDLMSYVDIFADHESNKLALGMLADAPLATFLREHPQISFIRFCLDGDSPGRKAAAELMGKYYGLGYEVEDCPPPAGYKDYNEWLVATKLNLADQKKEQMTIAGQCH
- a CDS encoding JAB domain-containing protein — protein: MTEKNDFKLDVVSIRLVKEAPIYSEQSFNKPEEVAAVMGECMCQFDREVVCVVNLSSDLKPINVHFASVGSLNEAMAHPRELFKSSILSNAASMMLIHCHPSGNIFPSKADTMMTDRMNKLCELIGIPLLDHIIVGGDNRAFFSFKEKGMIDNPRITLSTDYRNLDIKSPLVAEQGKAR
- a CDS encoding DUF5688 family protein: MMNYEIFKEVVKEKFMDYMPDSFKGMELIVRPAEKVNMTYDAINIRGEDTTISPTIYINDMYEKYQSCGDLEETLMAACDLMAMEFAKTPQVVDVDSLYKDADEKVVFQLINTEQNKSFLEQVPHREFQDLSIIYKLVVNADTESIQSIKVTNSLAERLGMNEEQLFKYAAENTRRILPPRIRNMNDVMKEMFLSDGMPEEIAEMMIREVPPEQTLWIISNNRGIDGAVSMLYENELHELAENLESDLYILPSSVHEVLAVSTELTEPEELAQMVAEVNMQKVALEERLSNQVYHYDKDLRKLTLATDTPNKRLDGIVAEPQLVYDAKEKAR
- a CDS encoding IS3 family transposase (programmed frameshift), whose protein sequence is MTEQKQRRKPRKYTDEFKQQLVELYRSGKRRCDICREYDIATSLFDKWVKQASNSGSFHEKDNRTPEQEELIRLRKENQQLRMENDILKPSGADLRTKVNVIKANAHKYSVSAMCRVLQVNRSTYYYEAAKKDESELTADIQEIFRKSRNHYGTRKIKKELADCGKQVSRRRIGRIMKQEGLVSSYTTAQFKPQKDRCNESKVENVLNRQFQNQPYRNVVVSDLTYVRVGNRWNYICVLIDLFNREIIGYSAGEHKTAELVKQAFMKVDGNLSEIHIFHTDRGNEFKNETIEELLETFHMERSLSHKGCPYDNAVAEATFKIIKTEFVWNETFHTQEELKIKLWDYVNWYNHHRIHSSLGYQTPVQYRKNNLKKFV
- a CDS encoding relaxase/mobilization nuclease domain-containing protein; the encoded protein is MATFKHISSKNADYGAAEAYLTFEHDEFTMKPTLDENGRLVPREGYRLATLNCGEEDFAVACLRSNLRYGKNQKREDVKSHHYIISFDPRDGTDNGLTVDKAQSLGEEFCNEHFPGHQAIVCTHPDGHNHSGNIHVHIVINSLRIEAVPLLPYMDRPADTKDGCKHRCTDAAMEYFKSEVMEMCHRENLYQIDLLHGSKNRVTEREYWAQKKGQLALDKENAAREATGQPTKPTKFETDKAKLRRTIRQALSQAGSFDEFASLLLREGVTVKESRGRLSYLTPDRTKPITARKLGDDFDKAAVLALLTQNAHRAAEQTTAIPEYPHTQKERLREEKTAKTAPADNTLQRMVDREAKRAEGKGVGYDRWASLHNLKQMAATHNFLMENELLDLDKLDAAVESSRKALSEARESLRGIEQSISDKKSLRKVVNDYRRTRPTIDAHKKLSGRKAENYRQSHEAEFIIYEAALRQLKVLAPGKKLPATSKLNTEIEALISEKNAAYNTYRTAKAEYEQLATAKRNAEQILHGTPSRQKKHEQER
- a CDS encoding plasmid mobilization protein translates to MKRYNMPHRSRVVKTRLTDEEYADFTARLAPYGMSQSEFIRQAITRATIRPIVTVSPVNDELLAAVGKLTAEYGRIGGNLNQIARYLNEYGVPYNALSGEVRAAISDLAALKFEVLQKVGEAVGNIQTYQL
- a CDS encoding helix-turn-helix domain-containing protein translates to MSNRLLPYDTIIKAHEGDPIAIQAVLDRYAGYIRYFSKMNGYYNSDMEDYITTKLIESLFKFRLDR
- a CDS encoding RNA polymerase sigma factor; translation: MTEYEAYQEHIRYTHDTYCRIVIRHASFDAARMLAARWKREISLEYLTEEKFVPLSTTDEYFQVPDYGETYPFSVRGQTILLDSCSLAAALARLPEQTQEEIFLYYLQHLTQKEIGEQSGWTRSTIGRHIRLALKRLKEEMEVLSHE
- a CDS encoding recombinase family protein, which encodes MSKITAMYIRLSMEDEDVSLNRKEESNSISSQRELLKAYIENHSELKDTKVQEYCDDGFTGTKFERPGYMKLMEDIRAEKISCIVVKDLSRLGRDYIEVGSLLEQILPLYQVRVIAVNDNYDSNNYDGSTGGMNVAFKNLIYMLYSRDLSNKICSAKHTRILNGENISGQLRYGYVKDPSDKHKIIVDPEAAEVVKLIFELTAQGKRKTEVANYLNAQGIDTPSAYKKRKGSRNVFHAVEVKSLWSTSSIRDILNDEVYLGKLIWNKTKKRIGSNNTSSYVPKDEWMVIENCHEPIITQELFDMAHANSKKCVRLKRGKRNYNPFYYCGVCGRALVPSKRVKGDILLCYSSRIEENSPCKNNRVEVAKVEDAIMKIVNMYATAYLDEKGIKKAGKSKEVSPEEKIATLEKKVKSLSSKKMMLYSDYKDDKLTREEYVKRSKAMVEQIDELHQEIEQLKTEIPPEDNSSSKFETQLESIINMESFDREKIQKVIKKVIINGEDNIEIVWNTDDPFFK
- a CDS encoding recombinase family protein, with protein sequence MARKSRKNMMLQENTALPDKEKKVLFKAGLYARLSHEKEENIERGTIETQMELMKNYVKDHEDIVIEEEYYDASFTGTNFERPDFKRMLEDAKTGRINCIIVKDLSRLGRNYVEMGNYIERVFPFLNVRFIAVTDDFDSFRPGTDLMMPLKNIVNEFYAKDISKKVSTAHRRKWTTDEYMCGFAPYGYLKSKTEKNRIVVDEATAGNVRLIYKLFLDGKGYTPIAKYLNEQGIMSPLMYLKSLGYQQNVKTNGVWTKTTVKSILTNQAYIGSAVHGKVVIEKYNNIPLHATDPSEWVIVENTHEPLVDKETFEKAQERVKEISDAYFAKEFTKHPPNEKNLLKGKIVCGDCGKGMRLSPRTTKSYVYFCGTFSDGINPACSRHKINQEDVNNAVFAQISNHMRCCIDALRVIRELNARSSGLKKYDVYEKAITRQRRELEKVNRKFSELYGDYSEHLINESEYLTLKQQYLLKSEALKKEIDNLLISQNLYSKNYKIDADWENLINKYLKCRKLNKELADAFVDKVQVFEGGRISVNLVYDDCLEELLQVKNKREGDLNE